Proteins encoded in a region of the Globicephala melas chromosome 1, mGloMel1.2, whole genome shotgun sequence genome:
- the TACSTD2 gene encoding tumor-associated calcium signal transducer 2 has protein sequence MARGPGLALPWPSLLPPLLLLAAVIGHAAAQDNCTCPTNKMTVCNRSGPDGRCQCRVLGSGLEVDCSTLTSKCLLFKARMSAQKSGRALVQPSEHALVDNDGLYDPDCDQQGRFKARQCNQTSVCWCVNSVGVRRTDKGDLSLRCDELVRTHHILIDLRRRPAVRAFNHSDLDAELRRLFWERYLLHPKFVAAVHYEHPTIQIELQQNASQKVAGDVDIADAAYYFERDIKGESLFPGHSGLDVRVRGEPLLLERTLIYYLDEKSPHFSMKRLTSGLIAVIVVVLVSLVAGVAVLVITNRRKLGKYKKVEIKELGEMRKEPSL, from the coding sequence ATGGCCCGGGGTCCGGGCCTCGCGCTGCCGTGGCCGTCGCTGCTGCCGCCGCTCCTGCTGCTGGCGGCGGTGATCGGCCACGCGGCCGCGCAGGACAACTGCACGTGCCCCACCAACAAGATGACCGTGTGCAACCGGAGCGGCCCGGACGGCCGCTGCCAGTGCCGCGTGCTCGGCTCGGGCCTGGAGGTCGACTGCTCCACGCTCACGTCCAAGTGCCTGCTGTTCAAAGCGCGCATGAGCGCCCAGAAGAGCGGCCGCGCGCTGGTGCAGCCGAGCGAGCACGCGCTCGTGGACAACGACGGCCTGTACGACCCGGACTGCGACCAGCAGGGCCGCTTCAAGGCGCGCCAGTGCAACCAGACGTCTGTGTGCTGGTGCGTGAACTCGGTGGGCGTGCGCCGCACGGACAAGGGCGACCTGAGCCTGCGCTGCGACGAGCTGGTGCGCACCCACCACATCCTCATCGACCTGCGCCGCCGCCCGGCCGTCCGCGCCTTCAACCACTCAGACCTGGATGCCGAGCTGCGGCGGCTTTTCTGGGAGCGTTACCTGCTGCACCCCAAGTTCGTGGCGGCCGTGCACTACGAGCACCCCACCATCCAAATCGAGCTTCAGCAGAACGCGTCGCAGAAGGTCGCCGGCGATGTGGACATCGCCGACGCCGCCTACTACTTCGAGAGAGACATCAAGGGCGAGTCGCTGTTCCCAGGCCACAGCGGCCTCGACGTGCGCGTGCGCGGAGAGCCCCTGCTGCTGGAGCGGACGCTCATCTACTACCTGGATGAGAAGTCCCCGCATTTCTCCATGAAGCGCCTCACCAGCGGCCTCATCGCCGTCATCGTGGTGGTCCTGGTGTCCCTGGTCGCCGGCGTGGCCGTCCTGGTAATCACCAACCGGAGGAAGTTGGGGAAGTACAAGAAGGTGGAGATCAAGGAACTGGGGGAGATGAGAAAGGAACCGAGCTTGTAG